The following proteins are co-located in the Pomacea canaliculata isolate SZHN2017 linkage group LG8, ASM307304v1, whole genome shotgun sequence genome:
- the LOC112570162 gene encoding protein unc-79 homolog isoform X7: protein MATRAATFTSKIRNLKDFHYRITNNLTTQPTGTDIANTLKYFSQTLLSVLKDVPSIPAESYGPKQRDSVRDSVRLSIFPNLNYSGLYEAVLGIIDLVPLIQIGQLDVGEAVLNVLGCLVPFLEHDLLDSLPYTVASTLAIFPPTLHKDTIDLLCCSLLPMTLGYDGCSEPTYASESAAAIITMVFQHTENGAFHSQILECFMSMKKNIINDILSIIAYGPPSAKAPAAHLLFYYWPQLNPSLSDRRGIHYKYCGMEFTAWPPILCQRKGCINSGNCQAVKMCLNPALAIHSGDMPPPLYICSDCAEFLHHEHGDYMVDLLLPMPHVSTTCENKNCKSDKNIAICTCFSIECASYNGNRPIRYCASCHEQRHGQPDCPQHVFHLSITDIWSCSPEVMRYLMDAIVSLLKEASPLGTKRMVEMGEEHRQTIEEEEFFNVEDTGERKLLSRYGIWLLVELCTPQEDIPIEVLGRLLGMLFQWFDATAYLPDDNVGNALEKLKPEYVFNWLQGVMQTHFEVIVACLLPHPVEYSRVGGFWETLCTRTTQIKEGLNCFFCLVPYNIITFEIWDYVMPYWLESIRMEVPEDELMELKVLLSKAFDIDMCPLPFTLEKMYNFVSNRFEDPSASVQEQVLQWLQILSSLDIIIPMHLLLKIFKSGVEHIQSDVREAEELQAQALPQSVLYQTSPAHEAVSPMSPQRFPVAPDPCDLYERDTELVLPCFIIMLDILLKQMELQETPRHLGIYNETTRLVMSLLREMMCKKWDGQHSCDNETKRINCMYCQNIALWHQLASQLMEHVCPRDPLKLPPKDLPKAEEVKHQTISESPRTENAPTYREDKDKDFSIDAMPVYLQLYDALIEALANVDDTDALFALLTSLKFLILHGESLNYTINQYTNYITFTLDKTFIPMQWQLLQTARSHLATLIVPLLLHCMTLPTGATVLWHLVEDDFSSDDWKVRFAAVEKVTVLARCLESEMVRNNQVLQTSLAHAFCHMVGSVEDINSAVAQRTIMFLETIQPAGLKCLIQCLEFQFDTVIRDRCLILHRIQLLSFVLMKERILTWDFFLSRFDTLSLEAQVDLESTGDITCPTDLTSSDRHSEHFLKKVNRARLALARTDSIRSVSQSLKGKPPYRRAVSVPLHLITKGVAPPKVEKDKSCVRQWSAPQFNLTRRMTTKLNLSSFSHTMFPGGHLREFTDEESNFAALLQRAMDLEGIDRDVVHHLVALLMKFMVRSEEQVQECDAKAQNVVLRHLNVLLGYNQTEKSFSVPPFKLRCSAVFNAFISGVPFVLDRNFKLGNTILPITLLLLQYSPSPQRYASDYQPPNYTLWYLEPHTRLSWLRAFLVILYKYQISTSPVSAIIQTLVQLVINTVEAQHHRCRKTDDSFLVPTPTVHRSKADLSKMSISDLENIQETDTPPQSPSSSKEEPEDKATVNVCSPPSASSVQYLKGQTDGAESSEGMMSDAECTPTLPGGKKDGVRRVSKGRQPRRIIEYSEPDSADDDVKAVSSKEEKKLEKKGPVRLQSPKDDSHHEHSQQGQGPGALSPKSAAVERKMAQQLHEFSKSHTEVPGKSQKSFEETGSTKAASSTTEASSQSARADGTTSDYSREAASEGESSEESEKTQTSDAESDRHHGATDSGGDATQEESKGETDEGATSGSRPSMVLKPNFRQRKERKTGLTTIELQRKFPDLYEAATKLHDEASCSAAKPAGRRARRAELLAKTQTGGNKKPISNARCGENVIVERCSECNLVLEQYDDETIGLSITVLATFIHREPTLATPMLLNMLQCVSRVASSSQYSWQAESNIIIPGNSVSIARQFLRCVLHQMAPNGIFPMLFQSNLDDPNFFKTMACALMDFNELQSHAPLLYLLEGLNERKNVPQETVTLMLHNLSTYLSCVSLESSVPMWTNILTQFDIFFRRLPSALPNACNVEPVLTIIITLLKVYVITNVRGILEPFSKVLSFAIQNCTFKLQQITDICSLCNRAFTRERDKLLLTRTVIFELVQAMRFKSVVPDDNLLMMVQFVVLDAGGTLCLTNSLSEASALYTAQSQTLISTCAAECMRQHLPDCIYFIEDLETLTKVKSNTKGGSSSLNEDTLGSQLKSGIAQYIALEIARGNGRDQRAITRYLPWLYHPPSAMQQGQKEFEDCIGHIRLLSWLLIGSLTNTAVTEGSAPVSCLPVPLEASPHIADHVMVIMTGFAKQSNATVQHMSSLFHAFILCQLWTMYSESAAAIHAPSSEQHQTDLAMIMDFWARVTPGILQLLSHSKVLAEMVNLHFLSLMEALQECNSSVLAKLFPMWTPILYTYHAQLPGHLQVRLQTVLNWEPPHPTKDQSSFNSYILLTWLKRIQFKLGQIEIQSAAATQIYVV from the exons ATGGCCACACGTGCAGCAACAT TCACTTCAAAAATACGTAATCTGAAGGACTTCCACTACCGGATTACAAATAACTTAACAACCCAACCCACAGGGACTGATATAGCCAACACATTGAAATACTTCTCACAGACATTACTAAG TGTGTTGAAAGACGTACCCAGCATACCTGCAGAGAGTTATGGACCAAAGCAACGAGACAGTGTTCGAGACAGTGTTCGACTATCCATTTTCCCTAATCTAAACTACTCTGGCTTATATGAAGCTGTGCTGGGTATCATAGATCTGGTTCCCCTTATACAGATTGGGCAGCTTG atgtgggTGAGGCAGTGTTAAATGTTCTTGGATGTCTGGTACCATTTCTGGAGCATGATTTGCTGGACTCCCTGCCATACACTGTGGCCTCTACTCTTGCCATATTCCCACCTACCCTTCACAAGGACACCATCGACCTCCTGTGCTGCTCTCTACTTCCCATGACTTTAG GTTACGATGGTTGTTCAGAGCCCACCTATGCCAGTGAATCTGCTGCTGCTATCATCACCATGGTATTTCAACACACAGAAAATGGAG CATTCCATTCACAAATTCTGGAATGTTTCATGagtatgaagaaaaatataataaat GACATCCTCAGCATCATAGCCTATGGTCCACCCTCAGCTAAAGCTCCTGCAGCTCATCTACTGTTCTATTACTGGCCTCAGTTGAATCCATCTTTGAGTGATAGGCGGGGAATACACTACAAATACTGTG GCATGGAATTTACAG catGGCCACCAATACTTTGCCAGCGTAAAGGCTGCATCAACTCTGGTAACTGTCAGGCTGTCAAG ATGTGCTTAAACCCAGCACTGGCTATTCATTCAGGAGATATGCCACCTCCTTTGTACATTTGTAGTGACTGTGCTGAGTTTTTACATCATGAGCATGGAGACTACATGGTGGACTTACTGCTTCCTATGCCACATGTTTCAACAACATGTGAGAACAAA AACTGTAAGTCTGACAAAAACATAGCCATCTGCACCTGCTTCTCCATTGAGTGTGCCAGTTACAATGGAAATCGCCCTATTCGATACTGTGCCAGTTGCCATGAACAACGCCATGGGCAACCTGATTGCCCACAGCATGTGTTTCACCTGAGCATTACCGACATCTGGAGCTGCTCACCAGAAGTCATGCGTTACCTGATGGATGCAATCGTTAG TCTGCTTAAGGAAGCCTCACCATTGGGAACAAAACGTATGGTTGAGATGGGCGAAGAACATCGACAGACTATTGAGGAAGAAGAGTTTTTCAATGTAGAAGATacaggagagagaaaactgCTCAGTCGATATGGCATCTGGCTTCTGGTAGAGCTGTGCACACCACAAGAAGACATACCCATT GAAGTTCTTGGTCGTCTATTGGGAATGCTTTTCCAGTGGTTTGATGCAACAGCTTATTTGCCAGATG aCAATGTTGGAAATGCACTGGAAAAACTGAAACCTGAA taTGTCTTTAATTGGCTGCAAGGTGTGATGCAGACACATTTTGAGGTCATTGTGGCTTGCCTGCTTCCACATCCTGTTGAGTATTCTCGTGTTGGAGGATTTTG ggAAACACTTTGCACTCGAACAACTCAGATAAAAGAAGGTCTCAACTGCTTCTTTTGCTTGGTGCCTTATAACATCATTACTTTTGAG ATCTGGGACTATGTGATGCCATATTGGTTAGAATCTATCAGAATGGAAGTTCCTGAGGATGAGCTGATGGAGCTCAAAGTACTTTTGAG CAAAGCATTTGACATAGACATGTGTCCTCTGCCCTTTACCTTGGAAAAGATGTACAACTTTGTGTCAAACCGCTTTGAGGATCCCAGTGCATCTGTACAAGAACAGGTCTTGCAGTGGCTACAG ATTCTATCTAGCCTGGACATTATCATACCCATGCATCTTCTTCTGAAGATCTTCAAATCAGGGGTGGAGCACATACAGTCTGATGTGAGGGAGGCAGAAGAACTGCAGGCTCAAGCCCTACCACAGTCTGTGTTGTACCAGACATCCCCAGCCCACGAGGCTGTGTCGCCCATGAGTCCCCAGAGGTTCCCTGTTGCTCCAGACCCATGTGACTTATATGAGAGGGACACTGAACTGGTGCTTCCCTGTTTCATTATTATGCTGGACATCCTCCTGAAACAG ATGGAGCTACAGGAAACCCCACGTCACCTTGGCATCTATAATGAGACCACTCGTCTGGTCATGTCACTTTTGAGAGAGATGATGTGTAAAAAGTGGGATGGGCAACACTCGTGTGACAACGAAACTAAGCGGATCAATTGCATGTACTGCCAGAACATTGCTCTCTGGCACCAGCTGGCCTCCCAACTGATGGAGCATGTGTGTCCTCGAGATCCTCTCAAACTTCCTCCAAAAGACCTGCCCAAAGCAGAGGAGGTGAAACATCAGACAATATCCGAATCACCCA GAACTGAGAACGCTCCAACTTAtagagaagacaaagacaaagacttCAGCATTGATGCTATGCCTGTCTACCTACAGCTTTATGATGCCTTGATAGAG GCTCTTGCTAACGTGGATGATACAGATGCCCTGTTTGCACTTCTGACTTCCCTGAAGTTCCTTATTTTGCATGGTGAAAGTCTGAACTACACTATCAACCAGTATACAAACTACATCACCTTCACCTTGGACAAAACTTTCATTCCCAT GCAGTGGCAGCTGCTGCAGACAGCTCGCTCCCATCTGGCAACACTGATTGTACCACTTTTGCTGCACTGTATGACTCTCCCAACTGGTGCAACTGTTTTGTGGCACCTAGTTGAGGATGATTTTTCAAGTGATGACTGGAAGGTTCGCTTTGCTGCTG TGGAGAAAGTTACAGTTCTGGCACGTTGCCTAGAGTCTGAGATGGTCCGCAACAATCAGGTTTTACAGACATCGTTGGCTCATGCTTTTTGCCATATGGTGGGTTCTGTAGAGGACATCAACTCTGCCGTGGCCCAGCGCACTATAATGTTTCTGGAGACCATCCAGCCAGCTGGTCTTAAG TGCCTCATCCAGTGTCTGGAGTTTCAGTTTGATACAGTCATTCGGGACAGGTGTTTGATTCTGCATCGCATTCAGCTCCTCTCATTTGTGCTGATGAAAGAGCGTATTCTCACTTGGGACTTCTTTCTCAGTCGCTTCGACACTCTGTCACTTGAAGCACAGGTTGATCTGGAAAGTACTGGGGACATAACCTGCCCTACAG ACCTAACAAGCAGCGACAGACATAGCGAGCATTTTCTAAAGAAAGTCAATCGGGCTCGCTTAGCTTTGGCGAGGACAGACAGCATTCGCTCTGTGAGCCAAAGCTTAAAAGGAAAACCTCCTTATCGCCGCGCAGTCTCAGTACCTCTTCACCTGATCACAAAAGGAGTTGCTCCACCCAAAG TTGAAAAGGACAAGTCCTGTGTTCGGCAATGGTCAGCTCCTCAGTTTAACCTGACTCGGCGCATGACTACAAAGCTGAATCTGTCATCCTTTAGTCACACAATGTTTCCAG GAGGACATTTACGAGAGTTCACGGATGAAGAAAGCAATTTTGCTGCATTGTTGCAGCGTGCAATGGATTTGGAGGGTATTGACAGGGATGTTGTGCATCACCTTGTTGCACTCCTTATGAAG TTTATGGTCAGAAGTGAAGAACAAGTACAAGAGTGTGATGCCAAAGCACAG AATGTGGTGCTCCGTCATCTGAACGTGTTACTTGGCTACAATCAGACTGAAAAGTCTTTCAGTGTTCCACCTTTTAAACTAAG ATGTTCAGCTGTCTTCAATGCATTTATCAGTGGGGTCCCATTT GTGCTAGACCGTAATTTCAAACTGGGAAACACCATCCTGCCTATAACACTGCTACTTCTTCAGTACAGTCCATCTCCGCAGCGCTATGCTTCTGACTACCAGCCTCCAAACTACACCCTCTGGTACCTTGAACCCCACACTCGTCTGTCATGGCTGCGGGCTTTCCTTGTGATTCTATACAAG TACCAGATTAGCACCTCACCTGTGTCAGCAATTATCCAGACGCTTGTACAGCTTGTCATCAATACTGTTGAGGCTCAGCATCATCGCTGCCGCAAAACAGATGATAGCTTCCTTGTGCCTACTCCAACAGTGCACAGAAGTAAAG CTGACTTAAGCAAGATGTCCATCAGTGACTTGGAGAACATTCAGGAAACAGACACACCGCCACAGAGCCCTTCCAGTTCCAAGGAGGAGCCAGAGGATAAAGCCACAGTCAATGTTTGCTCCCCTCCATCAGCCAGTTCTGTTCAGTATTTGAAG GGGCAAACAGATGGCGCAGAAAGCAGTGAAGGTATGATGTCAGATGCAGAGTGCACCCCTACTCTccctggaggaaaaaaagatggtgTACGCAGAGTTTCAAAGGGCAGGCAGCCTCGCAGGATTATAGAGTACTCAGAGCCAGattctgctgatgatgatgtgaaagCTGTGTCatcaaaggaagagaagaagctAGAg AAGAAAGGGCCTGTCAGACTGCAGTCTCCCAAAGATGATTCACACCATGAACATTCACAGCAAGGTCAAGGTCCTGGAGCCTTATCACCCAAGTCAGCAGCTGTGGAAAGGAAAATGGCGCAGCAGCTCCATGAGTTCTCAAAGTCGCACACTGAAGTTCCCGGAAAGTCCCAGAAAAGCTTTGAAGAGACAGGAAGCACGAAGGCTGCAAGCAGCACCACAGAAGCCTCTAGTCAAAGTGCCAGAGCAGATGGAACCACATCAGACTACAGCAGAGAGGCAGCTTCAGAAGGGGAGAGCTCTGAGGAGAGCGAGAAGACTCAGACATCAGATGCAGAATCGGACCGTCACCACGGAGCAACAGACTCAGGTGGTGATGCAACGCAAGAAGAAAGCAAAGGTGAAACAG ATGAAGGTGCAACGTCAGGCAGCAGGCCCAGCATGGTGCTTAAACCCAACTTCCGTCAGCGGAAAGAGCGCAAGACTGGCTTAACCACAATCGAACTTCAGAGGAAGTTTCCAGATCTGTATGAAGCAGCAACCAAACTCCACGATGAAGCATCTTGTTCTGCAGCAAAACCAGCAGG TCGTCGCGCAAGACGAGCAGAACTTCTAGCCAAGACTCAAACTGGTGGAAACAAGAAGCCGATATCTAATGCTCGGTGTGGAGAGAATGTTATTGTAGAGCGCTGCAGTGAATGCAACCTTGTTCTTGAGCAGTATGATGATGAGACTATTGGCCTTAGCATCACAGTCCTCGCCACCTTCATTCACAGAGAACCCACCTTAGCCACCCCCATGCTGCTGAACATGCTGCAGTGTGTTTCTAg GGTCGCATCAAGCAGTCAGTATTCTTGGCAAGCTGAAAG TAACATCATCATTCCGGGTAACTCTGTCAGCATTGCCAGACAGTTTCTGAGATGTGTCTTGCACCAAATGGCTCCAAATGGCATTTTCCCTATGCTGTTCCAGAGCAATCTTGATG ATCCCAATTTTTTTAAGACTATGGCTTGTGCGCTTATGGACTTCAATGAGCTTCAATCCCATGCTCCTCTTCTTTATCTTTTGGAA GGCCTGAATGAACGCAAAAATGTGCCCCAAGAAACAGTGACCCTGATGCTGCACAACCTGTCGACGTACCTGTCATGTGTGTCACTGGAGAGTTCTGTCCCCATGTGGACCAACATCCTCACACAGTTTGACATCTTCTTCCGCCGCCTGCCCAGTGCTTTGCCCAATGCCTGCAATGTGGAGCCGGTtcttaccatcatcatcacattgttgaaggtctatgtcATCACAAATGTGAGG GGAATTTTGGAACCCTTCTCCAAAGTACTGAGCTTCGCTATCCAGAATTGTACCTTCAAGCTTCAGCAGATCACTGACATCTGCTCCCTTTGTAATCGGGCTTTCACCCGG GAAAGGGACAAGCTTTTGCTAACGCGAACAGTGATATTTGAACTGGTGCAGGCAATGAGATTCAAAAGTGTTGTGCCTGATGACAACCTGCTTATGATGGTGCAG TTTGTGGTTTTGGATGCTGGAGGCACACTCTGCCTTACAAACTCTCTCTCAGAAGCAAGTGCCCTCTACACTGCGCAGTCACAGACACTGATCAGTACATGTGCTGCAGAATGCATGCGCCAGCATCTGCCAGACTGCATCTACTTTATCGAAGACCTAGAGACATTGACAAAAGTGAAA AGCAACACAAAGGGAGGAAGCAGCAGTCTTAATGAAGACACTCTTGGTAGTCAGCTGAAGTCTGGCATTGCCCAGTACATTGCCCTGGAGATTGCTCGGGGTAATGGCCGTGACCAGCGGGCAATCACACGTTATCTCCCCTGGCTGTACCATCCTCCATCTGCCATGCAGCAGGG acaaaaaGAGTTTGAGGACTGCATAGGTCACATCCGCCTGCTGTCATGGCTACTGATTGGCTCCCTTACTAACACTGCTGTAACAGAGGGCTCTGCTCCAGTCAGCTGTCTGCCCGTTCCTTTGGAGGCCAGCCCCCACATCGCTGATCATGTCATGGTCATCATGACAGGCTTTGCAAAACAATCCAAT GCAACCGTGCAGCACATGTCTTCTCTGTTTCATGCATTCATTTTGTGCCAG CTGTGGACGATGTACAGTGAGTCAGCAGCAGCAATTCATGCACCAAGCAGTGAACAGCATCAGACAGATCTCGCCATGATCATGGACTTTTGGGCGCGGGTGACACCAGGCATCCTGCAGCTGCTGTCCCATTCCAAAGTG CTTGCTGAGATGGTCAACCTACACTTCCTGAGCCTGATGGAGGCACT